A portion of the Pseudoxanthomonas sp. JBR18 genome contains these proteins:
- a CDS encoding MDR family oxidoreductase: MAFKALQVNKVDGGVQPQLVTLEDSDLMEGDVTVAVEYSTVNYKDALALSGKGGIVRNFPLIGGIDLAGSVVDSSNPNFKPGDPVVLNGWALSQTHHGGYAQRARVKGEWLVHRPSAFDARQAMAIGTAGYTAMLSVLALEHNGVRPGDGEVLVTGANGGVGSVAIAILGKLGYHVVASTGRMEEADHLKALGAAEVIDRRPLGEAGKPLQGERWAGAVDSVGSHTLANVLAQTRYRGTVTACGLAQGMDLPTTVAPFILRNVTLAGIDSVNAPQAVRETAWQRLARDLDPVLLASVTTEVGLAEVPRVVDDLFAGKVRGRVVVDVNA; encoded by the coding sequence ATGGCATTCAAGGCATTGCAGGTGAACAAAGTGGACGGTGGCGTGCAGCCGCAGCTGGTGACGCTGGAAGACAGCGACTTGATGGAAGGCGATGTCACCGTCGCGGTGGAGTACTCCACGGTCAACTACAAGGATGCGCTGGCGCTGAGCGGCAAGGGTGGGATCGTGCGGAATTTTCCACTGATTGGCGGCATCGACCTGGCCGGCAGCGTGGTCGATTCGTCCAACCCGAATTTCAAGCCGGGCGATCCGGTGGTACTCAACGGCTGGGCGCTGAGCCAGACCCACCACGGTGGGTATGCGCAACGCGCGCGGGTGAAGGGTGAGTGGCTGGTGCATCGCCCGTCGGCCTTCGACGCGCGCCAGGCCATGGCCATCGGTACGGCCGGCTATACAGCCATGCTGAGCGTGCTGGCGCTGGAGCACAACGGCGTCAGGCCGGGCGACGGCGAGGTCCTGGTGACCGGCGCCAATGGCGGTGTCGGCTCGGTGGCCATCGCCATCCTGGGCAAGCTGGGCTACCACGTGGTGGCCTCCACCGGACGCATGGAAGAAGCCGACCACCTCAAGGCGTTGGGCGCCGCCGAAGTGATCGACCGTCGTCCGCTGGGCGAAGCCGGAAAGCCGCTGCAGGGCGAACGCTGGGCCGGCGCGGTCGACAGTGTCGGCAGCCACACCCTGGCCAATGTGCTGGCGCAGACGCGCTATCGCGGCACGGTCACCGCCTGTGGCCTGGCCCAGGGCATGGACCTGCCGACCACGGTGGCGCCCTTCATCCTGCGCAATGTCACTCTGGCGGGCATCGACTCGGTCAACGCCCCGCAGGCCGTGCGCGAAACCGCGTGGCAGCGTCTGGCACGCGACTTGGATCCCGTGCTGCTCGCGTCGGTCACCACGGAAGTCGGTCTGGCCGAGGTGCCGCGCGTGGTCGATGACCTGTTCGCCGGCAAGGTGCGCGGACGCGTGGTGGTCGACGTGAACGCCTGA
- a CDS encoding DUF998 domain-containing protein: MPGTATRTETVIAATPAHQDVRPQATWPRLALSSLGAFVLITVIVHLLRPDLDVVDDQMSLYLIGPWGHLLQTAYCVLSVGMLALVHGLQRDLAPTARSRACRGLFVTAAVALCITAFAWMDMPEATVTLQGDIHHIAATTAFLCATMGIIWQAHIFGRDARWRQHRRWALPWGMLCFASLWAMGACPDTLNGLGQKAVIVLMLGWLAAVSLVLLGHARRA, from the coding sequence ATGCCAGGAACGGCAACCCGTACCGAGACCGTCATCGCCGCCACGCCCGCCCATCAGGACGTGCGCCCCCAAGCAACGTGGCCGCGCCTGGCGCTGTCCAGCCTGGGCGCCTTCGTCCTCATTACCGTGATCGTGCACTTGCTGCGTCCGGACCTGGACGTGGTGGACGATCAGATGAGCCTGTACCTGATCGGCCCATGGGGCCATCTGCTGCAGACCGCTTACTGCGTGCTCAGCGTGGGCATGCTGGCGCTGGTGCATGGACTTCAGCGCGACCTGGCCCCGACGGCGCGCAGCCGTGCCTGCCGGGGATTGTTCGTCACCGCAGCGGTGGCGTTGTGCATCACCGCCTTCGCCTGGATGGACATGCCCGAGGCCACGGTCACCCTGCAGGGCGACATCCACCACATCGCCGCGACCACCGCGTTCCTGTGCGCGACGATGGGGATCATCTGGCAGGCGCACATCTTCGGCCGCGATGCGCGTTGGCGCCAGCATCGTCGCTGGGCATTGCCGTGGGGCATGTTGTGCTTTGCCTCGCTGTGGGCGATGGGGGCGTGCCCGGACACCTTGAACGGCCTCGGACAGAAAGCCGTGATCGTGCTGATGCTGGGCTGGCTGGCTGCGGTGAGCCTGGTCCTGCTGGGCCACGCGCGCCGCGCGTGA
- a CDS encoding DUF808 domain-containing protein yields the protein MAGASLLTLLDDIATLLDDVAVMTKVAAKKTAGVLGDDLALNAQQVTGVTADRELPVVWGVAKGSLVNKAILVPAALAISAWLPVAIPYLMMIGGAYLCFEGVEKVAHKFLHSKEEEAARHAEQVRALADESVDVVAYERDKIKGAIRTDFILSAEIIVLSLGVLTATSPTPPFLQQVIVLTLIALAMTVGVYGLVGAIVKLDDLGLWLSKKGAGLAAIGRGLLVAAPLLMKFLSIAGTIAMFLVGGGILVHNIGPLHHFIEGILPQGTLGSVVSIVANAVVGILAGAIVLGVVQLVGKARGNTAAD from the coding sequence ATGGCCGGAGCCAGCCTGCTCACCCTGCTTGACGACATCGCCACCCTGCTCGACGACGTGGCGGTGATGACCAAGGTCGCCGCGAAGAAGACCGCCGGCGTGCTGGGTGACGATCTGGCGCTCAACGCGCAGCAGGTGACCGGGGTCACGGCCGATCGCGAACTGCCGGTGGTGTGGGGCGTGGCCAAGGGCTCGCTGGTCAACAAGGCGATCCTGGTGCCGGCCGCGCTGGCGATCAGCGCCTGGCTTCCGGTGGCGATCCCCTATCTGATGATGATCGGCGGCGCCTACCTGTGCTTCGAAGGCGTGGAGAAGGTCGCGCACAAGTTCCTGCATTCGAAGGAAGAGGAGGCTGCGCGCCATGCCGAACAGGTCCGTGCGCTGGCCGATGAAAGCGTGGATGTGGTCGCCTACGAGCGGGACAAGATCAAGGGCGCCATCCGCACCGACTTCATCCTTTCGGCGGAGATCATCGTGCTGTCGTTGGGTGTGCTGACGGCGACTTCGCCGACGCCGCCGTTCCTGCAGCAGGTGATCGTGCTGACGCTGATCGCGCTGGCGATGACGGTGGGCGTGTACGGCCTGGTCGGCGCCATCGTGAAGCTGGACGACCTGGGCCTGTGGCTGTCGAAGAAGGGCGCCGGGCTGGCCGCGATCGGACGTGGACTGTTGGTGGCTGCGCCGCTGCTGATGAAGTTCCTCTCCATCGCCGGGACGATCGCCATGTTCCTGGTCGGCGGCGGCATCCTGGTCCACAACATCGGCCCGCTGCATCACTTCATCGAAGGCATCCTGCCCCAAGGCACGCTGGGCAGCGTGGTGTCGATCGTGGCCAATGCCGTGGTCGGCATCCTGGCCGGTGCGATCGTGCTCGGCGTGGTCCAACTGGTGGGGAAGGCCCGCGGCAACACGGCCGCGGACTGA
- a CDS encoding dihydroxyacetone kinase subunit DhaK produces the protein MQQFLGAPRAIVDDILTGTAQLMPLLQSTPESGVRIVLRAQRDPAQVAVLSGGGSGHEPSHAGFVGKGMLSGAIAGELFASPGVEAVLAAIRACADAPGVLLVIKNYTGDRLNFGLAAERARAEGIDVATVLVADDIALPEAKQPRGLAGTVLVHKFVGDLAAQGLPLAEIAQRGQAFADRLLSLGMALSSCTVPGQTQGKRSPELGLGIHNEPGARKVDPQGVEDALELVLAPLLDAADAKYGAGARLVVMLNDLGGCSTQELGTLTRGMLTRIGVERIALMPRPAALMTSMDMHGFSVTLAPADDDVLAALRTPVETLGWPGVVEPHAVKHFAPSLSRQGAESGGGRRDAARGAALGRLAEVLIQAEAELDALDARTGDGDAGSTFANGARALADALAQDRLSTGEDAALATELAALIEHSMGGSSGVLLSILFTTAATTLEHGDGWPAALAAGIARMQDYGGAREGDRTMLDALIPAIQALDGGTLADAINAARSGADGTAQMTRAGAGRSAAVPEDALRGVVDPGAEAVARAFAAYAG, from the coding sequence ATGCAGCAGTTCCTCGGGGCGCCCCGCGCCATCGTCGACGACATCCTCACCGGCACCGCGCAGCTGATGCCCCTGCTACAGAGCACGCCAGAATCCGGCGTGCGCATCGTCCTGCGCGCGCAGCGCGATCCGGCGCAGGTGGCGGTGTTGTCCGGCGGCGGATCCGGGCATGAGCCTTCGCACGCCGGCTTTGTGGGCAAGGGCATGCTCAGCGGCGCCATTGCCGGGGAGTTGTTCGCCTCGCCTGGCGTGGAAGCCGTGCTGGCCGCCATCCGCGCCTGCGCCGATGCGCCCGGCGTGCTGCTGGTGATCAAGAATTACACCGGCGACCGGCTCAATTTTGGTCTGGCGGCCGAGCGCGCCCGCGCCGAGGGGATCGACGTGGCCACGGTGCTTGTGGCCGACGACATCGCCCTGCCCGAGGCCAAGCAGCCGCGCGGCCTGGCCGGCACGGTGCTGGTGCACAAGTTCGTCGGTGATCTGGCCGCGCAAGGTCTGCCACTGGCCGAGATCGCCCAGCGTGGCCAGGCCTTCGCCGACCGCCTGCTGTCCCTGGGGATGGCCCTGTCCAGCTGCACCGTGCCCGGCCAGACCCAGGGCAAGCGCTCGCCCGAATTGGGCTTGGGCATCCACAACGAGCCCGGCGCGCGCAAGGTCGACCCGCAAGGTGTCGAAGACGCCTTGGAGCTGGTACTCGCCCCGCTGCTGGATGCAGCCGATGCGAAATACGGCGCGGGCGCGCGCCTGGTCGTGATGCTCAACGACCTGGGCGGCTGTTCTACCCAGGAACTGGGCACGCTGACCCGCGGCATGCTCACCCGTATCGGGGTGGAGCGGATCGCCCTGATGCCGCGCCCGGCCGCGCTGATGACCTCGATGGACATGCATGGCTTTTCGGTGACGCTGGCACCGGCCGATGACGACGTGCTGGCCGCGCTGCGCACGCCGGTCGAGACCCTGGGCTGGCCCGGCGTGGTCGAACCGCATGCGGTGAAACACTTCGCCCCTTCGCTGTCGCGCCAGGGGGCCGAGTCAGGCGGTGGCCGGCGCGACGCGGCACGCGGCGCGGCGCTGGGCAGGCTGGCCGAAGTCCTGATCCAGGCCGAGGCCGAACTCGATGCGCTTGACGCCCGCACCGGCGACGGCGACGCCGGTTCCACCTTCGCCAATGGCGCCCGCGCCCTGGCCGATGCGCTTGCACAGGATCGTCTGAGCACCGGTGAGGACGCCGCGCTGGCAACCGAACTCGCCGCACTGATCGAGCACAGCATGGGAGGCTCCAGCGGCGTATTGCTGTCGATCCTGTTCACCACCGCGGCGACGACGCTGGAGCACGGCGACGGCTGGCCGGCCGCGCTGGCCGCGGGCATTGCGCGCATGCAGGATTACGGCGGTGCGCGCGAAGGCGACCGCACCATGCTCGATGCGCTGATTCCCGCCATCCAGGCGCTCGATGGTGGCACGCTGGCCGATGCGATCAACGCAGCGCGCAGCGGCGCGGACGGCACCGCGCAGATGACCCGTGCCGGCGCCGGCAGATCGGCCGCGGTACCCGAGGACGCGTTACGTGGCGTGGTCGACCCGGGCGCGGAAGCCGTGGCGCGCGCCTTTGCGGCCTACGCGGGCTGA
- a CDS encoding LytTR family DNA-binding domain-containing protein has translation MPDCIVAEDEPLLRAALVAHLAQVAPELRVVAECEDGADALEAIASAQPDVAFLDIRMPGLTGLEVAAAAAQAGYRTQVVFTTAYDQYAVDAFEHGVVDYLLKPIAPERLKATVQRVLARQAPTLPAQQALAELFQQLGGALPRTVAEPLVWLTASVGRDTRLILVEDVAYFRADNKYTVVVTREGEALLRTPLRELLPSLDPAHFKQIHRGTIVNLRAVASVSREDGGRGCLRLKTHPDVLAVSPTFMPLFRAM, from the coding sequence GTGCCTGATTGCATCGTGGCCGAAGACGAGCCTTTGCTGCGTGCCGCCTTGGTGGCGCACCTGGCCCAAGTCGCACCGGAGCTGCGCGTGGTCGCCGAGTGCGAAGATGGGGCCGACGCGCTGGAGGCCATCGCCAGCGCTCAGCCCGACGTCGCATTCCTGGATATCCGCATGCCCGGACTGACGGGGCTGGAAGTGGCTGCGGCCGCGGCCCAGGCCGGATATCGCACGCAGGTCGTGTTCACCACGGCCTATGACCAGTATGCCGTCGATGCGTTCGAACACGGAGTGGTGGATTACCTGCTCAAACCCATCGCTCCGGAGCGGCTGAAGGCCACCGTGCAGCGCGTGCTGGCACGCCAGGCGCCAACGCTGCCCGCTCAGCAAGCGCTGGCGGAGCTGTTCCAGCAGCTGGGTGGTGCGCTGCCGCGCACGGTCGCAGAACCCCTGGTCTGGCTCACCGCCAGCGTCGGCCGCGACACGCGCCTGATCCTGGTGGAAGACGTGGCGTACTTCCGCGCCGACAACAAGTACACCGTGGTGGTCACGCGCGAGGGGGAGGCGCTGTTGCGTACGCCGCTGCGCGAACTGCTGCCTTCGCTGGATCCGGCGCACTTCAAGCAGATCCATCGCGGCACGATCGTCAACCTGCGCGCGGTGGCATCGGTCAGTCGGGAGGACGGCGGCCGTGGCTGCCTGCGCCTGAAGACGCATCCGGATGTCCTCGCGGTCAGCCCGACCTTCATGCCGCTGTTCCGCGCGATGTAA
- a CDS encoding histidine kinase, producing MPTAGVSSAFVAFRHLPVPALRAAVYPRGTIQCLGEGAMAGLFFVMRITLAWVLAFVLLLIIYASIPFIDNGPAWPVVLAALLFIGYVSAGAFSHVRRVRLITGRVDPVTLANRQRRQIEIPLGASEAFALVDAAVRELPGVEEIQSARDSLQVRAKVGYSDPYGRQRPPGRFSLIPWLGFRRNQLLATITPGTESSSLSLICEPESGAWTDWLKIDHGANLEHADAISRAISRRIAESRRAEQDSARQIATDKEVAQARLSLLHAQIEPHFLYNTLTSAQLLTRTDAARADEMLGHLITYLRRSLPRGEEVWSTLGEELERARAYLEIMKIRMGPRLTLQVDVPAALLPLPLPAMMLQTLVENAIKHGLEPQSGGGTIWLLARVMEGQVSITVADDGRGFAGGTGGTGIGLSNVRERLRLLYGAHATLAVVSNFPKGVAATLSVPAATLPIAEEASRA from the coding sequence GTGCCCACCGCGGGTGTTTCGTCGGCGTTTGTGGCGTTTCGTCACCTGCCCGTCCCGGCTCTGCGAGCGGCGGTCTATCCTCGCGGCACGATTCAATGTCTTGGGGAAGGGGCGATGGCTGGTCTTTTTTTTGTCATGCGGATCACGCTGGCTTGGGTGCTCGCATTTGTCTTGCTGCTGATCATCTATGCGTCGATTCCCTTCATCGACAACGGACCAGCATGGCCAGTCGTGTTGGCAGCGCTGCTCTTCATCGGCTATGTCAGTGCGGGGGCGTTTTCGCACGTGCGCCGGGTGCGCCTGATCACCGGACGCGTGGATCCGGTCACCCTTGCCAACCGCCAACGACGCCAGATCGAGATCCCGCTCGGCGCTAGCGAGGCGTTTGCCCTGGTCGACGCGGCAGTACGCGAACTGCCGGGCGTCGAGGAGATCCAGAGTGCGCGTGACAGTCTGCAGGTGCGGGCGAAAGTGGGTTACTCGGATCCCTACGGGCGCCAGCGGCCGCCGGGCCGCTTCAGTCTGATTCCCTGGCTGGGCTTTCGTCGCAACCAGCTGCTTGCGACGATCACACCAGGCACCGAGAGCAGCAGCCTGTCGCTGATCTGCGAACCCGAAAGCGGCGCCTGGACCGACTGGCTGAAAATCGATCACGGCGCCAATCTGGAGCATGCCGATGCGATCAGCCGGGCGATCAGCCGCCGGATTGCGGAAAGCCGGCGCGCCGAGCAGGACAGCGCGCGCCAGATCGCGACCGACAAGGAAGTCGCGCAGGCCCGGCTGAGCCTGCTGCATGCGCAGATCGAGCCGCATTTCCTCTACAACACGTTGACCAGCGCGCAGTTGCTCACCCGGACCGATGCCGCCCGTGCCGACGAAATGCTGGGGCATCTGATCACTTATCTGCGGCGCTCGCTTCCGCGCGGCGAAGAAGTCTGGTCCACACTGGGCGAGGAGTTGGAACGCGCGCGCGCCTATCTGGAGATCATGAAGATCCGCATGGGACCGCGCCTGACCCTGCAGGTCGACGTCCCTGCGGCACTGCTCCCCCTGCCGCTGCCGGCCATGATGCTGCAGACCCTGGTCGAGAACGCGATCAAGCACGGGCTGGAGCCGCAGTCGGGAGGTGGCACGATCTGGCTGCTGGCGCGCGTGATGGAGGGACAGGTGTCCATCACCGTGGCCGACGACGGCCGGGGCTTTGCCGGCGGCACGGGAGGCACCGGAATCGGCCTGAGCAATGTCCGCGAACGCCTGCGCCTGCTGTACGGTGCACACGCCACCTTGGCGGTGGTCTCCAACTTCCCCAAGGGGGTCGCGGCAACGCTCAGCGTGCCGGCGGCCACCCTGCCGATCGCAGAGGAGGCGTCCCGTGCCTGA
- a CDS encoding glycine zipper 2TM domain-containing protein has translation MMMAANAAMAQSYGPQDEGRRFNDGTRVVCHNVEVQKNSKDPNRIAGTAAGAVVGGLLGNQIGGGTGKKLATVGGAVAGGAVGRTVQGHHQEQQGDRVVEKRCTRQ, from the coding sequence ATGATGATGGCGGCCAATGCCGCGATGGCGCAGAGCTATGGGCCGCAGGACGAAGGGCGCCGATTCAATGATGGAACCCGCGTGGTTTGCCACAACGTCGAGGTGCAGAAGAACAGCAAGGATCCCAACCGTATCGCCGGGACCGCCGCTGGCGCGGTGGTCGGCGGCCTGCTAGGCAATCAGATTGGCGGCGGGACCGGAAAGAAGCTGGCAACGGTCGGTGGCGCCGTGGCTGGCGGCGCGGTCGGGCGCACGGTGCAGGGGCACCATCAGGAACAGCAGGGCGATCGCGTGGTGGAGAAGCGTTGCACCCGCCAGTAA
- the tyrS gene encoding tyrosine--tRNA ligase, with product MSHAEALQLIGRGADEILKLEELEQRLRTGRPLRIKAGFDPTAPDLHLGHTVLLNKMRQFQELGHQAIFLIGDFTGMIGDPTGKNVTRKPLTREDVLSNAETYAEQVFKVLDRERTEVRFNSEWFGQMSAADMIRLAGQHTVARMLERDDFAKRHAAQQSIAIHEFLYPLVQGYDSVALKADVELGGTDQKFNLLMGRGLQEHHGQPPQIVLTMPLLEGLDGVNKMSKSLGNYIGIAEPAIDIVTKTMKIGDTLMWRWIELLSFEIGVAEAEDLRAQVASGALNPRDVKLRLARELAARFHDASQAETAVAGWHAVVRGEGDTTLLPLQDVVVPAEGLRIGALLTAAGVTPSNSEAGRKLKERAVKVDGVVIEDAGLQFLPGFEGVLQVGKRNFARVRLLAG from the coding sequence GTGTCACACGCGGAAGCATTGCAACTGATCGGTCGTGGGGCCGATGAAATCCTCAAGCTCGAAGAACTCGAGCAGCGCCTGCGCACCGGCCGGCCGCTGCGGATCAAGGCGGGTTTCGACCCGACCGCGCCGGACCTGCACCTGGGCCACACGGTCTTGTTGAACAAGATGCGCCAGTTTCAGGAACTGGGACATCAGGCCATCTTCCTGATCGGCGACTTCACCGGGATGATCGGCGATCCAACCGGCAAGAACGTCACCCGCAAGCCCCTGACCCGCGAGGACGTGCTGAGCAACGCGGAGACCTACGCCGAGCAGGTGTTCAAGGTGCTTGATCGCGAGCGGACCGAGGTGCGCTTCAATAGTGAGTGGTTCGGGCAGATGTCTGCCGCCGACATGATCCGCCTGGCCGGGCAGCACACCGTGGCGCGCATGCTCGAGCGCGACGACTTCGCCAAGCGCCATGCCGCCCAGCAGTCGATCGCCATCCACGAATTCCTTTATCCGCTGGTCCAGGGGTACGACTCGGTCGCCCTCAAGGCGGACGTTGAACTCGGCGGCACCGACCAGAAGTTCAACCTGCTCATGGGCCGTGGCCTGCAGGAGCACCACGGACAGCCGCCGCAGATCGTCCTGACCATGCCGCTGCTGGAAGGGCTCGACGGCGTCAACAAGATGTCCAAGTCCTTGGGCAACTACATCGGCATTGCCGAACCGGCGATCGATATCGTCACCAAGACGATGAAGATCGGTGACACCTTGATGTGGCGCTGGATCGAGCTGCTGAGTTTCGAGATCGGCGTTGCCGAAGCCGAGGACCTGCGGGCGCAGGTCGCGTCCGGCGCCCTCAACCCGCGCGACGTCAAATTGCGCCTGGCCCGTGAACTGGCGGCGCGCTTCCACGATGCCAGCCAGGCCGAGACGGCCGTTGCCGGCTGGCATGCGGTGGTCCGCGGGGAGGGCGACACCACGCTATTGCCATTGCAGGACGTGGTCGTTCCCGCCGAAGGGCTTCGCATCGGCGCCTTGCTGACCGCTGCGGGCGTGACGCCCAGCAACTCCGAGGCCGGCCGCAAGCTCAAGGAGCGTGCGGTCAAGGTCGATGGCGTTGTGATCGAAGATGCCGGGCTGCAGTTCTTGCCGGGTTTCGAGGGCGTACTCCAGGTCGGCAAGCGCAATTTCGCGCGGGTGCGGCTGCTGGCGGGCTAA